In Aquimarina spinulae, a single window of DNA contains:
- a CDS encoding DUF58 domain-containing protein, protein MKQDYHQLLKPELIKNVSGLELIARVIVDGYLSGHNHSRSVGPGMEFSQFRNYEPGDDLRLLDWKMLARSGRYYIKQSEIKSNIAVKFIVDASMSMLHKEEDLSKMDYTRVLVASLAYLSQNQGDAVGLFALNDHQLHSVYPKIQKKHYNRLLLELINIKNEGKWPEDPGASKNLHDRNHKELIFFITDLYEHREELTSFVKRLKTPKNEVVVFHLMGKNELEFDYKGTITFEDLETGARRKIDAKTAKKQYLTALEEMMKNTKNTLLANDIGYHLFKLNENIGEALQVFLKKRNRLI, encoded by the coding sequence ATGAAACAGGACTATCATCAATTATTAAAACCAGAGCTTATAAAAAATGTATCTGGATTAGAACTCATTGCACGTGTAATAGTTGATGGATATTTGTCTGGACATAATCACAGCAGAAGTGTAGGCCCGGGGATGGAGTTTAGTCAATTTCGTAATTATGAACCGGGTGATGATTTAAGACTACTGGATTGGAAAATGCTCGCCAGATCAGGTAGATACTATATTAAGCAATCAGAGATAAAAAGTAATATTGCGGTAAAATTTATTGTCGATGCCAGTATGTCTATGCTTCATAAGGAAGAAGATTTGTCTAAAATGGATTACACCAGAGTGCTGGTCGCTTCATTGGCATACTTATCCCAAAATCAAGGAGATGCTGTGGGTCTTTTTGCACTTAATGATCACCAATTACATAGCGTATATCCCAAAATTCAGAAAAAACACTATAATCGTCTGTTATTAGAATTGATTAATATTAAGAATGAAGGAAAATGGCCAGAGGACCCTGGAGCGTCAAAAAACCTTCATGATCGTAACCATAAAGAATTGATTTTCTTTATTACCGATTTGTATGAACACAGAGAAGAGCTAACTTCTTTCGTTAAACGGTTGAAAACACCTAAAAATGAAGTTGTAGTATTTCATTTGATGGGTAAAAACGAACTGGAATTTGACTACAAAGGTACCATTACATTCGAAGATTTGGAAACAGGAGCAAGGCGTAAGATAGATGCTAAGACAGCAAAAAAGCAATACCTCACTGCATTAGAAGAAATGATGAAAAACACAAAAAATACGCTGCTGGCTAATGATATTGGTTATCATTTGTTTAAACTAAATGAGAATATCGGAGAGGCTTTACAGGTATTTCTGAAGAAACGAAATAGATTAATTTAG